In Anaerolineales bacterium, the following are encoded in one genomic region:
- a CDS encoding FAD-binding oxidoreductase — translation MNLPKSASVVVIGGGVMGASTAYHLAERGIKDVVLLEKEEFFGQGATGRCAGGVRYQFATEINIRLSLASLPMLERFAEELGQEVDYRQCGYLFLLDNDKDIQTFRHNVELQHKLGVQTEWLDGDEIRHRLPDMRLDDVQAGTFNAQDGLCDPNGVVMGYINAAARLGAQCLTQVEVTGLDVQDGVILGVHTNQGDIETPLVVNAAGPWAGQLGRLAGVEIPITPVRRQMLTTTALPQLPADFPFVIDFAKSLYFHREGDGLLTGMSNPGQAPGLDQNVDPDWELVHMEHAIQRLPLLERAGIVSHWAGLYEVTPDAHPIFGATPVDGFFVVAGFSGHGFMHGPVSGKLISEIILDGAASTVDVSMLDLARFAEKRPIVEYNVI, via the coding sequence GTGAATCTGCCAAAATCTGCTTCAGTTGTCGTCATCGGCGGCGGCGTGATGGGCGCCTCCACGGCCTATCACTTGGCCGAGCGCGGCATCAAAGATGTGGTGCTGCTGGAAAAGGAAGAATTCTTCGGCCAGGGCGCCACTGGCCGCTGCGCCGGCGGGGTGCGCTATCAGTTCGCCACGGAGATCAACATTCGGCTCTCTTTGGCCAGCCTGCCCATGCTGGAGCGCTTTGCGGAAGAGTTGGGGCAAGAGGTCGACTACCGCCAGTGCGGTTATCTCTTCCTGCTCGACAACGATAAGGACATCCAGACCTTCCGCCACAACGTGGAGTTGCAGCACAAGTTGGGCGTGCAGACCGAGTGGCTGGACGGCGACGAGATCCGCCACCGCCTGCCGGACATGCGCCTGGACGACGTGCAGGCCGGGACCTTTAACGCCCAAGATGGCTTGTGTGACCCCAACGGCGTGGTGATGGGCTACATCAATGCCGCCGCGCGCTTGGGCGCCCAGTGCCTTACCCAGGTAGAGGTCACCGGGTTGGACGTACAGGACGGTGTGATCCTCGGCGTGCACACCAACCAGGGCGACATTGAGACCCCGCTGGTGGTCAACGCCGCCGGCCCCTGGGCGGGCCAGCTGGGCCGCTTGGCCGGCGTCGAGATCCCCATCACGCCCGTGCGCCGCCAGATGCTGACCACCACGGCCCTGCCGCAGCTGCCGGCCGACTTTCCCTTCGTGATCGACTTCGCCAAATCTCTGTACTTTCACCGCGAGGGCGACGGCCTGCTGACCGGCATGTCCAACCCCGGCCAGGCGCCTGGGTTGGACCAGAACGTCGACCCGGACTGGGAATTGGTCCACATGGAACACGCCATCCAGCGCCTGCCCCTGCTGGAGCGCGCCGGCATCGTTTCACATTGGGCCGGCCTCTACGAAGTCACCCCTGACGCGCACCCCATCTTCGGCGCCACGCCGGTGGACGGCTTTTTCGTCGTGGCAGGCTTCTCCGGCCACGGCTTCATGCACGGCCCGGTCTCCGGCAAGCTGATCAGCGAGATCATCCTGGACGGGGCCGCCAGCACAGTCGACGTCTCCATGCTTGACCTGGCCCGCTTCGCCGAGAAGCGGCCCATCGTGGAATACAATGTGATCTGA
- a CDS encoding ABC transporter ATP-binding protein, which yields MAMLEVNNIHTYYGNIHALKGISLEVNEGEIVTLIGANGAGKTTTLRTICGLLRPREGHVKLNGEDLAKYPAHQLVYKGVAMVPEGRGVFAQLSVEENLELGAYSRNDKPEIAEDKEHIFSLFPRLKERRNQVAGTLSGGEQQMLATGRAMMARPKLLLMDEPSMGLAPILVEGIFDTIKNINAQGTTVLLVEQNALMALSIAHRGYVLQTGEIVLSDTAKKLANNKTVQKAYLGVD from the coding sequence ATGGCAATGCTCGAAGTCAATAACATTCATACCTACTACGGCAACATTCACGCCCTCAAGGGCATCTCGCTGGAAGTCAACGAAGGCGAGATCGTGACCTTGATCGGCGCCAATGGCGCCGGCAAAACCACCACCCTGCGCACCATCTGCGGTTTGCTGCGCCCGCGTGAAGGACACGTCAAGCTGAATGGCGAGGACCTGGCCAAGTATCCGGCCCACCAGCTGGTCTACAAAGGCGTCGCCATGGTGCCGGAAGGCCGCGGCGTATTCGCTCAACTCTCCGTGGAAGAGAACCTGGAGCTGGGCGCCTACAGCCGCAATGACAAGCCCGAGATCGCCGAGGATAAGGAACACATCTTCAGCCTCTTCCCGCGGCTGAAAGAGCGCCGCAACCAGGTGGCCGGCACCCTCTCCGGCGGTGAGCAACAGATGCTGGCCACCGGCCGGGCGATGATGGCGCGCCCCAAACTGCTGCTGATGGATGAACCCTCGATGGGCCTGGCGCCGATCCTGGTCGAAGGCATCTTCGACACGATCAAGAACATCAACGCCCAAGGTACCACCGTGCTGCTGGTGGAGCAGAACGCCCTGATGGCGCTGTCCATCGCCCATCGCGGCTATGTGCTGCAGACCGGCGAGATCGTCTTGAGCGATACGGCCAAGAAGCTGGCCAACAACAAGACCGTCCAAAAAGCCTACTTGGGCGTCGACTAA
- a CDS encoding ABC transporter ATP-binding protein yields MAIILKATDIKKTFGGLVAVNGLSIEIPRNSISAVIGPNGAGKTTFFNCITGFYKVDSGEVLFDGEYIQNRRTDQISRIGISRTYQNIRLFNSTTAIENVLVGLEPRLKTSVLDSVLRTRRFHEEEKSSVEEARSLLEFVGLKGLGDQLSSNLSYGAQRRLEIARALASKPKLLLLDEPTAGMNPNETAEMTRFILDLRDKLGITILLIEHDMRVVMGISDQITVLDYGSKIAEGGPKDIQNDVRVIEAYLGRGAASGLKDAKAN; encoded by the coding sequence ATGGCTATCATTCTCAAAGCAACCGACATTAAGAAGACCTTTGGCGGCCTGGTGGCGGTCAATGGCCTCAGCATCGAAATTCCGCGCAACAGCATTTCGGCGGTAATCGGCCCCAACGGCGCCGGCAAGACCACTTTCTTCAACTGCATCACCGGCTTCTACAAGGTGGACAGTGGCGAAGTGCTCTTCGACGGCGAGTACATCCAGAACCGCCGTACGGACCAGATCTCACGCATTGGCATTTCGCGCACTTACCAGAACATCCGCCTGTTCAACAGCACCACAGCGATCGAGAATGTGCTGGTCGGCTTGGAACCGCGCCTCAAGACCAGCGTGCTCGACTCCGTACTGCGCACCCGCCGCTTCCACGAAGAAGAGAAGTCTTCGGTGGAGGAGGCCCGCAGCCTGCTGGAGTTCGTCGGCCTCAAGGGCCTGGGTGACCAGCTTTCCAGCAATCTCTCTTACGGCGCCCAGCGCCGCTTGGAGATTGCCCGGGCGCTGGCCAGCAAGCCCAAGCTGCTGCTGCTGGACGAACCTACCGCCGGCATGAACCCCAACGAAACCGCCGAGATGACCCGCTTCATCCTCGACCTGCGCGACAAGCTGGGCATCACCATCCTGCTGATCGAACACGACATGCGCGTGGTGATGGGTATTAGCGACCAGATCACGGTGCTGGACTACGGCTCGAAGATCGCCGAAGGCGGACCCAAGGACATCCAAAACGACGTCCGTGTGATCGAAGCCTACCTCGGCCGCGGCGCAGCCTCTGGCCTTAAAGACGCCAAGGCAAACTAG
- a CDS encoding branched-chain amino acid ABC transporter permease, with the protein MITAFLWLLRAAIILVVAWGTFKTLLSNPYTSRNWLDFIIFGIAQGSMYALIAIGYTLVYGVLKMINFAHGEFFMSGIFTATSALAIPLAASGFMDKHPLLSLLAIGLLSMLVSVGIALLTERIAYRPLRHAPRLMPLITAIGASFFWQYYFRGLFGSQVRPFPTVVALQGSIPFLNTTVLKTHVLVVVVTVLALVALNFFITKTRAGMAIRSVSENKDVAALMGINVDRAISMTFATGATMAGLAGLLYALVYGQVHFFMGFIPGIKAFTAAVLGGIGNIPGAAVGGLLLGLFESVGPSLFLQGLGIPAFNQLKDVIAFTMLVLVLIFRPQGIMGERLAEKKA; encoded by the coding sequence TTGATTACAGCGTTTTTGTGGTTGCTGCGGGCCGCAATTATTCTGGTGGTTGCCTGGGGCACTTTTAAGACTTTGCTCAGCAACCCCTACACCTCTCGCAACTGGCTGGACTTCATTATTTTCGGCATTGCCCAGGGCAGCATGTATGCTCTGATCGCGATTGGTTACACCCTGGTGTACGGCGTGCTCAAGATGATCAACTTTGCCCACGGCGAGTTTTTTATGTCGGGCATTTTTACCGCCACTTCCGCCCTGGCCATTCCTCTGGCCGCCTCGGGCTTTATGGATAAGCATCCCTTGCTCAGTTTGCTGGCCATCGGCCTGCTCTCCATGTTGGTCTCGGTGGGTATTGCGCTGCTCACCGAACGGATCGCTTATCGCCCGCTGCGCCATGCCCCGCGCCTGATGCCCTTGATCACGGCCATCGGCGCTTCGTTCTTCTGGCAGTACTATTTCCGCGGCTTGTTCGGCTCGCAGGTGCGTCCCTTCCCCACCGTCGTGGCTTTGCAGGGCAGCATTCCCTTCCTCAACACCACCGTGCTCAAGACCCACGTCCTGGTCGTGGTGGTGACCGTGCTGGCCCTGGTGGCCCTGAACTTCTTCATTACCAAGACGCGAGCCGGCATGGCCATCCGCTCTGTTTCGGAGAATAAGGACGTGGCCGCCCTGATGGGCATCAATGTCGACCGGGCGATCAGCATGACCTTCGCCACCGGCGCCACCATGGCCGGTTTGGCCGGCTTGTTGTATGCGCTGGTCTACGGCCAGGTGCACTTCTTCATGGGCTTCATCCCCGGCATCAAGGCCTTCACCGCCGCCGTCTTGGGCGGCATCGGCAACATTCCCGGCGCTGCAGTGGGCGGCTTGCTGCTCGGCTTGTTCGAGTCGGTCGGCCCCAGCCTGTTCCTGCAGGGTCTGGGCATTCCCGCCTTCAACCAGCTCAAGGACGTGATCGCCTTCACCATGCTGGTGCTGGTGCTGATCTTCCGCCCGCAAGGCATCATGGGCGAGCGCCTGGCTGAGAAGAAGGCCTGA
- a CDS encoding branched-chain amino acid ABC transporter substrate-binding protein, protein MSKKAFSILALLVVTSLLLAACGAPAASGGADAPAAEGDVVVAAGDPIRIASALVISGPNTDLGLDSQHGVEIAIEFKGEIKGHAIELQAEDDGCSAEGGQAAGQKIVSDPSIVAVIGTSCSGSGVPMAQVVSDAGYVMVSPSNTAPSLTDPAQAWKPGYLRTAHNDKVQGAAMAEYAYSVLGLSTAAAIHDGDPYTEGLANAFRESFEALGGSVVAFTAVNVGDTDMRPVLTSIAASEGGAPAFLFFPVFTAECAHLATQALEVAGLENTVRGAADGCFSAASAEAIGDAAPGMYFSGPDLSFSGDVYNQFAAAYQSNFGTAPISVFHAHAFDATNMVFACIEEVSVEGADGSLTINRQAMRDCLYATSGFQGITGSLTCNEYGDCADPKIAVYEIVDGEYVSVWP, encoded by the coding sequence ATGTCTAAAAAAGCATTTTCGATTTTGGCCCTGCTCGTGGTCACCAGCCTGTTGCTGGCTGCCTGCGGCGCTCCGGCTGCCAGTGGTGGCGCTGATGCCCCGGCTGCTGAGGGCGATGTGGTGGTTGCCGCTGGCGACCCCATCCGCATTGCGTCCGCTCTGGTGATCTCTGGCCCCAACACCGACCTGGGTCTGGATTCCCAGCATGGTGTGGAAATCGCCATTGAGTTCAAGGGCGAGATCAAGGGTCATGCCATCGAGCTGCAGGCTGAAGATGACGGCTGTTCCGCTGAAGGCGGCCAGGCCGCTGGTCAGAAGATCGTTTCTGACCCCAGCATTGTGGCTGTGATTGGCACCAGCTGCTCCGGCTCTGGTGTGCCCATGGCTCAGGTCGTTTCTGACGCCGGTTATGTGATGGTTTCCCCGTCCAACACCGCTCCGTCCCTGACCGACCCCGCCCAGGCTTGGAAGCCCGGTTACCTGCGCACTGCCCACAACGACAAGGTGCAGGGTGCTGCCATGGCTGAGTACGCTTACAGCGTGCTGGGTCTGAGCACTGCGGCCGCCATCCATGACGGCGACCCCTACACTGAGGGTCTGGCCAACGCCTTCCGCGAGTCCTTCGAGGCTCTGGGTGGCAGTGTGGTGGCCTTCACCGCGGTGAATGTTGGTGACACCGACATGCGCCCGGTGTTGACCTCCATCGCCGCTTCTGAAGGTGGCGCGCCTGCCTTCCTGTTCTTCCCGGTCTTCACCGCTGAGTGCGCCCACCTGGCCACCCAGGCGCTGGAAGTTGCCGGCCTGGAGAACACGGTGCGTGGCGCGGCTGACGGCTGCTTCTCCGCCGCTTCCGCTGAAGCCATTGGTGACGCCGCCCCTGGCATGTACTTCTCCGGCCCGGATCTGTCCTTCTCCGGTGACGTGTACAACCAGTTCGCTGCGGCCTACCAGAGCAACTTCGGTACCGCTCCGATCTCCGTCTTCCATGCCCACGCTTTCGATGCCACCAACATGGTGTTTGCTTGTATCGAAGAGGTATCCGTTGAGGGTGCCGATGGTTCCCTGACGATCAATCGCCAGGCCATGCGTGACTGCTTGTATGCCACCTCTGGCTTCCAGGGCATCACCGGTTCGTTGACCTGCAACGAATACGGCGACTGCGCTGATCCCAAGATCGCGGTGTACGAGATCGTGGACGGCGAGTACGTGTCTGTCTGGCCCTAA
- the gyrB gene encoding DNA topoisomerase (ATP-hydrolyzing) subunit B, protein MATEQPRSYQAENIQVLEGLEAVRRRPGMYVGGTDIKALHHLIYEVVDNSIDEALAGACDRIEVTIHKDSSVSVQDNGRGIPVDEHPSVKKSALEVVMTILHAGGKFDGGSYKVSGGLHGVGVSAVNALSEWCEVEVARDGQVYGQNYKRGIPQGPVKALRKMAKGQGTGTRTTFKYDKEIFKEEIDFRFETLLQRFREMAFVTRGVTIKLLDERDEREMTFYFEGGITSFVRYLNRNRVALHPIFHREEELESTAVDVAVQFTDAFSESVLAFANTINTLDGGTHLTGLRSALTRTINDYARKAGLLKDSDPNFTGDDTREGLTAIVSVKVPDPQFESQTKVKLMNPEVQTYVQQVVNEHFAVFLEENPAAGRAIVAKCLTSARARDAARKARDLVIRKSALESLTLPGKLADCSDRNAERSELYIVEGDSAGGSAKQGRDRHFQAILPLRGKILNTERARLDKILSNNEVKALISALGTGIGDNFDISGLRYKHIIIMTDADVDGSHIRTLLLTFFFRYMPELIEGGFLYIAQPPLYSVTKGKTVQWAFSDRERDEVVKQLGKSDKLNIQRYKGLGEMNPDQLWETTMDPDRRVLLQVNIEDAAEADRTFDMLMGDSVPPRRKFIQTHAKEVQNLDV, encoded by the coding sequence GTGGCAACTGAGCAACCCCGTTCTTATCAAGCAGAGAATATTCAAGTCCTTGAAGGCTTGGAAGCGGTCCGCCGCCGCCCCGGCATGTATGTGGGCGGCACGGATATCAAAGCCCTGCACCACCTGATCTACGAGGTGGTAGACAACTCCATCGACGAAGCCCTGGCAGGCGCCTGTGACCGCATTGAGGTCACCATTCACAAAGACAGCAGCGTCAGCGTACAAGACAACGGCCGCGGCATCCCGGTGGATGAGCACCCCAGCGTAAAGAAGTCTGCGCTGGAGGTGGTGATGACCATCCTGCACGCCGGCGGCAAATTTGACGGCGGCAGCTACAAGGTCTCCGGCGGCCTGCACGGCGTGGGCGTTTCAGCTGTCAACGCCCTCTCGGAGTGGTGCGAGGTGGAAGTGGCGCGTGACGGCCAGGTCTACGGCCAGAACTACAAGCGCGGCATCCCACAAGGCCCGGTGAAAGCCCTGCGCAAGATGGCCAAGGGTCAAGGCACCGGCACGCGTACCACCTTCAAATACGACAAAGAGATTTTCAAAGAAGAGATCGATTTCCGCTTCGAAACACTGCTGCAGCGCTTCCGCGAAATGGCCTTTGTGACCCGCGGCGTGACGATCAAGCTGCTGGACGAGCGCGATGAGCGCGAAATGACCTTCTATTTTGAGGGCGGCATCACCTCCTTCGTGCGCTACCTGAACCGCAACCGTGTGGCGCTGCATCCCATTTTCCATCGCGAAGAGGAGTTGGAAAGCACTGCGGTGGACGTGGCGGTTCAGTTCACCGACGCCTTCTCCGAATCGGTGCTGGCTTTCGCCAACACGATCAACACCCTGGACGGCGGCACGCACTTGACCGGCCTGCGCTCGGCCCTGACGCGCACCATCAACGACTATGCCCGCAAAGCCGGCTTGCTCAAAGACTCTGACCCCAACTTCACCGGCGACGACACTCGCGAAGGCCTGACCGCCATCGTCAGCGTCAAAGTACCTGACCCGCAGTTTGAAAGCCAGACCAAGGTCAAGCTGATGAACCCTGAAGTGCAAACTTATGTACAGCAGGTGGTCAACGAGCACTTCGCCGTCTTCCTGGAAGAGAACCCGGCCGCCGGCCGCGCCATTGTGGCCAAGTGCCTGACCTCGGCCCGGGCGCGTGACGCGGCCCGCAAGGCACGCGACCTGGTGATCCGTAAGTCGGCACTGGAAAGCCTGACCCTGCCCGGCAAGCTGGCCGACTGCTCCGACCGCAATGCCGAACGCAGCGAGCTGTACATCGTCGAGGGTGACTCGGCCGGCGGTTCGGCCAAACAAGGGCGCGACCGCCACTTCCAGGCCATTTTGCCGCTGCGCGGCAAGATCCTCAACACCGAGCGCGCCCGGCTGGACAAGATCCTCTCCAACAATGAGGTCAAGGCGCTCATCTCGGCGCTGGGCACCGGCATTGGCGACAACTTCGACATCAGCGGCCTGCGCTACAAGCACATCATCATCATGACCGACGCTGACGTGGACGGCAGCCATATTCGCACGCTACTGCTGACCTTCTTCTTCCGCTATATGCCGGAGTTGATCGAGGGCGGCTTCCTGTACATCGCCCAACCGCCGCTGTACAGCGTGACCAAGGGCAAAACGGTGCAATGGGCCTTTTCGGACCGCGAGCGTGACGAAGTCGTCAAGCAGCTCGGCAAGAGTGACAAGCTCAACATCCAGCGCTACAAGGGCTTGGGTGAAATGAACCCGGACCAGTTGTGGGAGACCACCATGGACCCCGACCGCCGGGTGTTGCTGCAAGTGAACATCGAAGACGCCGCCGAAGCGGACCGCACCTTTGACATGCTGATGGGCGACTCGGTGCCCCCGCGGCGCAAGTTCATCCAAACGCACGCCAAAGAAGTGCAGAACCTTGATGTTTAG
- the folD gene encoding bifunctional methylenetetrahydrofolate dehydrogenase/methenyltetrahydrofolate cyclohydrolase FolD, whose translation MTALLLDGKALATELRGVLAQRVAARAAASKPAPGLATVLVGEDPASQVYVRGKHKACREVGITPIGYELPASMSQDELLALIAELNGRADVHGILVQLPLPAHLDAAAVQSAVALEKDVDCLHPANLGLLAQRDRQPRFTPCTPAGILRLIEKSGLDLSGANAVVLGRSNIVGMPVALLLTRANATVTIAHSHTRDLPTLCRSADLLVAAVGRPQLVRGDWVREGAVVIDVGVNQIQDPAARRGRRLVGDVAFDEIVEKAAAITPVPGGVGPMTIAMLLENTLKAAELAAA comes from the coding sequence ATGACTGCTCTGCTCCTGGACGGCAAGGCCCTGGCCACTGAACTCCGCGGCGTCCTGGCGCAGCGTGTGGCTGCCCGCGCCGCGGCCAGCAAGCCCGCGCCTGGCCTGGCCACCGTACTGGTCGGCGAGGACCCTGCCTCGCAGGTCTACGTGCGTGGCAAGCACAAAGCCTGCCGCGAAGTGGGCATCACCCCCATTGGCTATGAGCTACCAGCCAGCATGTCACAAGACGAGCTGCTGGCCCTGATCGCTGAGCTGAACGGGCGTGCCGATGTGCACGGCATTCTGGTGCAGTTGCCGCTGCCCGCCCACCTGGACGCCGCGGCGGTGCAAAGCGCCGTGGCCCTGGAAAAAGATGTAGACTGCCTGCACCCAGCCAACCTGGGCTTGCTCGCCCAGCGCGACCGCCAGCCGCGCTTCACCCCCTGCACCCCGGCCGGCATCCTGCGGCTGATCGAAAAATCCGGCCTGGACTTGAGCGGCGCCAACGCGGTCGTGCTGGGGCGCTCCAACATCGTCGGCATGCCGGTGGCGCTGCTGCTGACCCGGGCCAATGCCACCGTGACCATCGCCCATTCGCACACGCGTGACCTGCCTACCCTGTGCCGCAGCGCAGACCTGCTGGTGGCGGCCGTGGGCCGCCCGCAGCTGGTGCGCGGCGACTGGGTGCGGGAAGGCGCAGTAGTGATTGACGTGGGAGTCAACCAAATTCAAGACCCGGCTGCCCGCCGCGGCCGGCGGCTGGTGGGCGACGTGGCTTTCGATGAAATCGTGGAGAAGGCGGCGGCGATCACGCCCGTGCCGGGCGGGGTCGGGCCGATGACGATCGCCATGCTGTTGGAAAATACGCTGAAGGCCGCCGAGCTGGCGGCCGCTTAA
- the mnhG gene encoding monovalent cation/H(+) antiporter subunit G, translated as MTTLEAITIILATIGVLIMLISSYGVLRFPDVFMRMHAFSKAGTLGISCLILAAAVYYPEYLARMIVLVVLFFLTGPIATTAIARAALRASTPEDHLHLTINEMQDDGMIKKPRKRKKTG; from the coding sequence ATGACCACCCTGGAAGCGATCACGATCATTTTGGCCACCATCGGCGTGCTGATCATGCTGATCAGCAGCTACGGTGTGCTGCGTTTCCCCGATGTCTTTATGCGCATGCACGCTTTCAGCAAGGCGGGCACTTTGGGCATTAGCTGCTTGATTCTGGCGGCAGCCGTCTACTATCCCGAATACCTGGCACGCATGATTGTGCTGGTTGTGCTGTTCTTCCTGACCGGCCCAATTGCCACAACCGCGATTGCCCGGGCGGCTCTGCGCGCTTCGACGCCAGAAGACCATCTCCATCTCACCATCAATGAGATGCAAGACGATGGGATGATCAAGAAACCCAGGAAACGGAAGAAAACAGGATAG
- a CDS encoding Na+/H+ antiporter subunit E has product MPKKQENLQIIALLLVNACLAVFWYIFLPIYGAEDLFIGFAVGALALSIYERGYGRRIGYLISFLLFVAWEIVLSNAKLTWWILHPELEFKPGIVAVPLTLDSNFEIIVLVTIITLTPGTVSIDMRHDDQGRDVVYIHGFFVEDPEAFRKEIKETFERRLALVTRGGWE; this is encoded by the coding sequence ATGCCGAAGAAGCAAGAGAACCTGCAAATCATTGCCTTGCTGCTGGTCAATGCCTGCCTGGCTGTGTTTTGGTACATCTTCCTGCCCATCTACGGTGCGGAGGACTTGTTCATTGGCTTTGCCGTCGGCGCCCTGGCTCTGTCGATTTATGAGCGCGGCTACGGCCGCCGCATCGGCTATTTGATCTCGTTCCTGCTTTTTGTGGCCTGGGAGATCGTGCTCAGCAATGCCAAACTCACCTGGTGGATCTTGCATCCAGAATTGGAATTCAAGCCTGGGATTGTGGCTGTGCCGCTTACGCTCGACAGCAACTTTGAGATCATTGTTCTGGTCACGATCATTACGCTGACCCCGGGTACAGTCAGCATTGACATGCGCCATGATGACCAGGGCCGCGATGTGGTCTACATTCACGGTTTTTTTGTAGAGGACCCTGAAGCCTTTCGTAAGGAGATCAAAGAAACCTTTGAGCGCCGCCTGGCCTTGGTCACGCGCGGGGGATGGGAATGA
- a CDS encoding Na+/H+ antiporter subunit D encodes MNVNANWLAAPVVLPLMAAAVSLLVSTRVTPKQTRIQRNVAILAAAGNLLVALFLLWLTAGGDQRIVLQVGLWPAPFGITLVADAFSAIMLTLTGLLMLCLVVFASGTLDERQGLNFYPLLLFLLMGVNGAFVAGDLFNLYVFFEVLLMASFVLLSLGGRPAQVNGGLRYVLLNLLASTVFLATTGVVYGTLGTLNLAHLAERMDAAPDWLRIVIAGMLLVAYGSKAGIFPLFFWLPASYHTPHPAVTAIFGGLLTKVGIYALFRIYPLLFPDLLVEWQPLILTIAALTMLVGVFGAMAVKTIRRVLSFHVISQVGYMVMGLGLALSGNQLAAGFGMAAGIFYIVHHMIVKTALLMAGGAAELTMGTGRLEKGYLGGLVKRSPVLAGVFFVAAFSLAGIPPSSGFISKLGLLQIALDAQQWWIAGISLLVSLLTLMSMIRLWQKGFAGPQEDVVAPLRRPNLRLTVAPIALLVTASLAIGVFSGPFFEWSSVAARQVLDRQGYIRAVAPTDQILPIGEQSH; translated from the coding sequence ATGAACGTCAATGCTAATTGGCTGGCGGCTCCAGTGGTCCTGCCGCTGATGGCTGCGGCCGTTTCGCTGCTGGTTTCCACCCGGGTGACGCCCAAACAAACCCGTATTCAGCGCAATGTGGCCATTTTGGCCGCAGCCGGCAACTTGCTGGTCGCGCTCTTCCTGCTCTGGCTGACGGCCGGCGGAGACCAGCGGATTGTGCTGCAGGTGGGTTTGTGGCCGGCGCCGTTTGGCATCACTTTGGTGGCCGACGCCTTCAGCGCCATCATGCTGACGCTGACCGGCCTGCTGATGCTGTGCCTGGTTGTCTTTGCTTCAGGCACCCTGGACGAGCGCCAGGGGCTGAACTTTTACCCCCTGCTGCTTTTCCTGCTGATGGGTGTTAATGGCGCCTTTGTCGCCGGCGATCTTTTCAATCTTTATGTATTTTTCGAAGTGTTGCTGATGGCCAGCTTCGTGCTGCTCAGCCTGGGCGGCCGCCCGGCCCAGGTGAACGGCGGCCTGCGTTACGTGCTGCTCAACCTGCTGGCGTCCACTGTGTTCCTGGCCACCACGGGTGTGGTCTATGGCACCCTGGGCACGCTTAACCTGGCCCATCTGGCCGAACGGATGGACGCTGCCCCGGATTGGCTGCGGATCGTGATTGCGGGCATGCTGCTGGTGGCTTATGGCAGCAAAGCCGGCATCTTCCCTCTCTTTTTCTGGCTGCCGGCCAGCTATCACACCCCGCACCCGGCGGTGACGGCCATTTTCGGCGGCTTGCTGACCAAGGTCGGCATTTACGCCCTGTTCCGCATCTATCCGCTGCTCTTCCCAGATCTACTGGTCGAATGGCAGCCTTTGATCCTGACCATCGCCGCCCTGACCATGCTGGTGGGCGTCTTCGGGGCCATGGCGGTCAAGACCATCCGTCGCGTGCTCAGTTTCCATGTCATCAGCCAGGTGGGCTACATGGTGATGGGCTTGGGCCTGGCGCTGTCTGGCAACCAACTGGCGGCCGGCTTTGGCATGGCTGCCGGCATCTTTTACATTGTGCATCATATGATCGTGAAGACCGCCCTGCTGATGGCGGGCGGCGCCGCCGAGCTGACCATGGGCACCGGCCGTTTGGAAAAAGGTTACCTGGGCGGGTTGGTCAAGCGTTCACCGGTGCTGGCGGGAGTCTTCTTCGTGGCCGCTTTTTCGCTGGCCGGCATCCCGCCATCCAGCGGGTTTATCAGCAAGCTGGGCCTGCTGCAGATCGCCCTGGATGCACAGCAGTGGTGGATCGCCGGGATCAGCCTGTTGGTCAGCCTGTTGACGCTGATGAGCATGATCCGCCTGTGGCAGAAAGGCTTTGCCGGCCCGCAAGAAGATGTGGTCGCGCCGCTGCGCCGCCCTAACCTGCGCTTGACCGTGGCGCCCATCGCTCTCTTGGTGACGGCCAGCTTGGCGATCGGCGTCTTCAGCGGGCCATTCTTCGAATGGTCTAGCGTGGCCGCCAGGCAAGTCCTTGACCGTCAGGGCTATATTCGGGCCGTGGCACCCACTGACCAGATCTTGCCAATCGGGGAGCAGAGCCACTAG